Proteins encoded by one window of Candidatus Methylomirabilota bacterium:
- a CDS encoding pentapeptide repeat-containing protein: protein MRIVSWYQSDKVVYESAKESVRDAVVEAVRRDSALMNADLKGANLRDADLASAILGGADLRDADLQGANLQGANLRDANLAGANLRGANLRDANLAGTNLAGAHLTDADLFHVKFWGRGGSTRIKKAQVESFLKALGIIVEE from the coding sequence ATGAGAATTGTGTCTTGGTACCAAAGCGACAAGGTTGTGTACGAATCAGCGAAAGAGTCGGTTCGTGATGCTGTGGTTGAAGCAGTCAGGAGGGACTCCGCCCTCATGAACGCCGATCTCAAGGGCGCTAATCTTCGGGATGCCGACCTCGCGAGCGCCATCCTCGGAGGCGCCGACCTTCGGGATGCCGACCTCCAGGGCGCCAATCTCCAGGGCGCCAATCTCCGCGACGCGAACCTTGCCGGCGCCAACCTCAGGGGCGCCAATCTCCGCGACGCCAATCTCGCGGGCACCAACTTGGCGGGCGCCCACCTGACTGACGCCGACCTCTTTCACGTGAAGTTTTGGGGACGTGGCGGTTCAACGAGAATTAAGAAAGCGCAGGTCGAGTCTTTCTTAAAAGCGTTAGGGATAATTGTCGAAGAGTAG
- the thyX gene encoding FAD-dependent thymidylate synthase has product MKQVEPQVFLLARPTIDADGLAAYLQAVGAPGWSTDAPSAAEQLIEVAGRACYRSFEPGLNPNVTKVREGSQAYLENILKVKHGSVLEHVSWTFAFFHVSRVLTHELVRHRAGTAISQESLRFVRLTNIPVWLPPEIRDNPEARAIFEEAVVNSEKAQQQLADVLQIEGRPFHEKKVLTSAMRRIAPDGVATTIIWTANARTLRWVIEARTTPGAEVEIRSVFGKVAEIMTREAPNLFGDFTAIPLPDGTCQWQPVHSKV; this is encoded by the coding sequence GTGAAGCAGGTGGAGCCGCAGGTTTTTCTCCTGGCCAGGCCGACGATAGATGCCGACGGGCTCGCCGCCTATCTACAGGCGGTCGGCGCACCCGGGTGGTCAACCGATGCCCCGTCAGCCGCCGAGCAACTGATCGAGGTGGCGGGGCGCGCGTGCTACCGCTCGTTTGAACCGGGCCTCAATCCCAATGTCACCAAGGTGCGAGAGGGCAGCCAAGCCTACCTGGAGAATATCCTGAAGGTCAAGCACGGCAGTGTCCTGGAGCACGTAAGCTGGACTTTTGCTTTCTTCCATGTCAGCCGCGTCTTGACCCATGAACTGGTGAGACATCGCGCCGGTACCGCCATCAGCCAGGAGAGCCTGCGCTTCGTGCGACTGACCAATATCCCGGTGTGGCTACCGCCTGAGATTCGTGATAACCCGGAGGCGCGCGCGATCTTTGAGGAGGCGGTGGTCAACAGTGAGAAGGCACAACAGCAATTAGCGGACGTCTTACAGATTGAAGGGCGACCGTTTCACGAGAAGAAGGTCCTCACCTCCGCCATGCGCCGAATCGCTCCGGATGGTGTCGCCACGACCATCATCTGGACGGCGAACGCCCGGACGCTCCGCTGGGTGATCGAGGCGCGAACCACGCCGGGGGCTGAGGTGGAAATTCGAAGCGTCTTCGGGAAGGTGGCCGAAATCATGACCCGGGAGGCTCCCAACCTCTTCGGGGATTTTACCGCAATCCCCTTACCGGACGGCACCTGTCAGTGGCAGCCCGTTCACAGTAAGGTGTGA
- a CDS encoding 2-oxoacid:ferredoxin oxidoreductase subunit beta, whose protein sequence is MPQCNLEHAPTLTRKDFISDQDVRWCPGCGDYAILASVQRVMPDLGIPREKIVFISGIGCSSRFPYYMNTYGFHSIHGRAPAVATGIKITRPDLMVWVITGDGDGLSIGGNHLIHTMRRNVDLKILLFNNRIYGLTKGQTSPTSEQGVKTKSTPYGALDRPFNPLSVAIGSSATFVARSIDIDSPHLQYVLRRAAEHKGTAFVEIYQNCNVFNDGTWESVTDKDVRSDRLLVLEHGKPLVFGKERKKGIRMRPDMSPEVVEIDGNTSGLLVHDERRQDEGYHFMLSRLTSPEFPQPIGVLRAVREPTYEELIAEQGRAVTQQQGKGTLEKLLYAGETWVVS, encoded by the coding sequence ATGCCTCAATGCAACCTTGAACACGCTCCCACACTCACACGTAAGGATTTTATCTCGGACCAGGATGTCCGCTGGTGCCCCGGCTGCGGCGACTATGCTATCCTGGCCAGCGTACAGCGGGTAATGCCGGACCTGGGTATCCCGCGCGAGAAAATTGTCTTCATCTCCGGAATCGGCTGCTCGTCGCGGTTCCCGTACTACATGAACACCTACGGATTCCATTCGATCCACGGACGGGCGCCGGCGGTGGCGACCGGCATCAAGATCACGCGCCCCGATCTGATGGTATGGGTGATCACCGGCGACGGCGACGGCCTATCAATCGGCGGCAACCACCTCATTCATACGATGCGGCGCAATGTCGACCTGAAAATCCTGCTCTTCAATAACCGTATTTACGGCCTTACCAAGGGTCAGACCTCGCCGACCAGCGAGCAGGGCGTAAAGACCAAATCTACGCCATACGGAGCGCTCGACCGCCCCTTTAATCCGCTTTCGGTGGCGATCGGGTCGTCGGCAACGTTCGTCGCGCGATCGATCGATATCGACAGTCCACATCTGCAATACGTGTTGCGGCGTGCCGCCGAGCACAAAGGCACGGCCTTCGTAGAAATCTACCAGAACTGCAACGTATTCAACGACGGGACATGGGAATCGGTCACCGACAAGGATGTGCGGAGCGACCGGCTGCTCGTCCTGGAACACGGTAAGCCGCTCGTGTTCGGCAAAGAGCGGAAGAAGGGCATCCGGATGCGCCCCGATATGTCCCCGGAGGTTGTCGAGATCGACGGCAATACGTCGGGACTATTGGTTCATGACGAAAGGCGGCAAGACGAGGGCTACCACTTCATGCTGTCGCGGCTCACGAGCCCGGAGTTCCCTCAGCCGATCGGCGTGCTACGCGCCGTCCGCGAGCCGACCTATGAGGAGTTGATTGCCGAGCAGGGCCGCGCCGTCACCCAGCAGCAGGGCAAAGGCACCCTTGAGAAGCTCCTATACGCCGGCGAGACCTGGGTGGTGTCGTAA
- a CDS encoding 2-oxoacid:acceptor oxidoreductase subunit alpha gives MSEIESTQPASGVRHRPMSELETVVVRFAGDSGDGMQLTGTEFTKSVALEGSDLATFPDYPAEIRAPAGTLAGVSAYQVHFSSQEVFTPGDQPDVLVVMNPAALRINLPDLPRGGIVIVNIGTFTQPNIEKAGYTSNPLEDGSLSGYQVFAIDISKQVALALEGMGLTAKEVGRCKNFYALGLMFWLYNHPTEREEKSIRSKFQKNPKLAEANIKAFRAGYYYGETAELFPSRYVVPAAVIAPGTYRHITGNEATAIGLVTAAQLASLPLFYGSYPITPASDILHNLSMYRHYDVTTFQAEDEIAAVTAAIGASYAGAIGVTGTSGPGLALKSEAIGLAVMAELPLVIVNVQRGGPSTGLPTKTEQADLWQAMFGRNGECPVAVIAPATPGDCFWMAIEAVRIAIRHMCPVIYLSDGYLANGAEPWKLPEIASLQKIRVTFRTDPQGFHPYLRDPKTLARPWVIPGTPGLEHRIGGLEKEDITGNVSYDPQNHEKMVRIRAEKVSRIVDEIPEATVYGDPSGDLLIVGWGSTYGAITHAVKSLHRRGHRVSALHLRYLNPMPTNVGQVLASFRRVLVAEMNLGQLLMMLRAQFLVDAVGFQKVQGRPFKVSEIVVKAEELLGMREHAELFTHAEAV, from the coding sequence ATGAGCGAAATCGAGAGTACGCAACCTGCATCTGGAGTCCGGCACCGACCGATGAGCGAGTTGGAGACCGTCGTCGTCCGCTTTGCCGGCGATTCAGGCGACGGCATGCAGCTTACCGGAACGGAATTTACTAAGAGCGTTGCGCTGGAAGGGAGTGACCTGGCGACATTTCCGGATTATCCGGCTGAGATTCGGGCACCGGCAGGAACGCTTGCAGGCGTCTCGGCGTATCAGGTTCATTTTTCCAGTCAGGAGGTGTTCACCCCGGGCGATCAACCCGACGTCCTGGTGGTCATGAACCCGGCCGCACTGCGCATCAACCTGCCGGACCTGCCGCGCGGCGGCATCGTCATTGTTAATATCGGTACGTTCACTCAGCCCAACATTGAGAAGGCAGGATATACCTCAAACCCGCTTGAGGACGGCAGCCTTTCCGGTTACCAAGTGTTCGCGATCGACATCTCCAAGCAGGTCGCGCTCGCGCTGGAAGGGATGGGGTTGACGGCCAAAGAGGTCGGACGCTGCAAGAACTTTTACGCGCTCGGCCTCATGTTCTGGCTGTACAATCATCCGACAGAGCGCGAAGAAAAAAGTATCCGGTCCAAGTTCCAGAAGAATCCAAAGCTCGCCGAAGCCAACATCAAGGCGTTCCGGGCCGGCTACTATTATGGCGAGACTGCTGAGCTGTTTCCTTCTCGCTACGTCGTGCCCGCTGCTGTTATTGCGCCAGGCACCTATCGTCACATCACCGGAAACGAAGCCACCGCGATCGGCCTCGTCACCGCGGCGCAACTCGCTTCACTGCCGCTCTTTTACGGAAGCTACCCCATTACGCCGGCTTCCGATATCCTGCACAACCTTTCCATGTATCGCCACTATGACGTGACCACGTTTCAGGCTGAGGACGAGATCGCAGCAGTGACCGCTGCGATCGGGGCTTCGTACGCGGGCGCCATCGGCGTTACCGGAACCTCCGGTCCAGGCCTGGCGCTCAAGAGCGAAGCGATCGGCCTCGCGGTGATGGCTGAGCTTCCGCTGGTCATCGTCAACGTGCAGCGCGGCGGACCGTCGACCGGCCTTCCGACCAAGACCGAGCAGGCCGACCTCTGGCAGGCAATGTTCGGACGAAACGGCGAGTGCCCGGTGGCAGTAATCGCCCCGGCGACACCGGGCGACTGCTTCTGGATGGCCATTGAGGCTGTACGGATCGCCATACGCCATATGTGTCCGGTGATATACCTCTCGGACGGCTACCTGGCCAACGGCGCCGAGCCTTGGAAGCTCCCCGAAATCGCATCGCTTCAGAAGATTCGGGTAACGTTCAGGACCGACCCGCAGGGCTTCCACCCGTATCTACGCGACCCCAAGACGCTGGCGCGCCCGTGGGTCATTCCGGGCACGCCCGGCTTGGAGCACCGCATCGGCGGTCTTGAAAAGGAAGACATCACCGGTAATGTTTCGTACGATCCGCAGAACCACGAGAAGATGGTTCGGATACGAGCTGAGAAGGTCTCGCGCATCGTCGACGAGATCCCGGAGGCGACGGTCTACGGCGATCCCTCCGGCGACCTGCTCATCGTAGGATGGGGATCAACCTATGGGGCGATCACGCATGCGGTCAAGAGCCTCCACCGGCGGGGTCACCGGGTTTCGGCGCTCCATCTGCGTTACTTGAACCCGATGCCGACAAACGTTGGCCAGGTACTGGCGAGCTTTCGACGCGTGCTGGTCGCGGAAATGAACCTCGGCCAGTTACTGATGATGCTGCGGGCGCAGTTCCTGGTCGACGCGGTGGGGTTCCAGAAGGTCCAGGGCCGGCCATTCAAGGTCTCCGAGATCGTCGTCAAGGCGGAAGAACTTTTAGGTATGCGTGAACACGCCGAACTCTTCACGCACGCAGAGGCGGTATAA
- a CDS encoding CBS domain-containing protein, translating into MGIAASEFEDAYEDEDVDTHKDVEKICCAILTEPIRELELREPICIHPESAVREAITGMNGARVGCVLVTEGDRLIGILTERDILKKVVGQLDLDSPAKQIMTPNPETVGMDDGIAYALNKMHTGGYRHIPVLDRHGRPVGVVSIRDVVKYIVSLFPAAVLNVPPEPGLAARGLHGG; encoded by the coding sequence ATGGGTATTGCGGCAAGCGAATTTGAAGATGCATATGAGGACGAGGACGTTGATACGCATAAAGACGTTGAGAAGATATGCTGTGCAATCTTAACGGAGCCGATTCGAGAATTGGAATTGCGAGAGCCGATTTGCATCCATCCGGAATCCGCCGTGCGAGAGGCGATCACGGGGATGAACGGCGCCCGCGTCGGCTGCGTGCTGGTGACAGAGGGCGATCGGCTTATTGGGATCCTTACGGAGCGGGACATCCTGAAGAAGGTCGTCGGACAGCTCGACCTGGACAGTCCAGCCAAGCAGATCATGACGCCGAATCCTGAGACCGTGGGCATGGACGACGGGATCGCGTACGCCCTCAACAAGATGCACACCGGCGGCTACCGTCATATTCCGGTACTCGATAGACACGGCCGACCGGTGGGCGTCGTGTCGATACGGGACGTTGTCAAGTATATCGTCTCCCTGTTCCCCGCCGCAGTACTCAATGTGCCGCCCGAGCCCGGCCTCGCGGCGCGAGGGCTTCACGGTGGCTAG
- a CDS encoding molybdopterin-dependent oxidoreductase, with product MEKKTLVELIVDGVPIQIPAGTSILEAVLQTGGEIPHFCYHPKLRVVGSCRMCLVEVQGTSKLVISCATPVADGMEVFTASERVKKARNAVLEFLLLNHPLDCPVCDKGGECPLQDYTLRFGPGESRFIEPKIHRIKHQPIGPSVIFDAERCILCTRCVRFCQDVTGTSELGVFGRGDRSEIGLFPGRSLDNGYSGNVIDLCPVGALTSRDYRFAARPWDLITQVPSICGLCSAGCNITVDVRHKERGAQMLRIRPRVNNEVNGHWICDEGRFGFHFAEDPGRIGAPLIQRNGELLPASWDEAIDRIAGDLARILREKGPEAIGVVASARLTNEEAFLVRQLFGERLGIPNIDYRVRRSQEPGGDMPEDHLLRRTDKYPDSVGMRTLGLLPKIQGMGTREMLGAATEGRLAALLVFEEDLVAALSGEFAVANSLKQLDLLVTHDLFLTATAKLAHVVLPGLSCYEKEGTFTNFAGRVQRLHPALEPFGRAIPLVEFLQRLACRLELPLVEGNTEAVWNELARSVPVCEGVTYESIGELGMPLADTPVAR from the coding sequence GTGGAGAAAAAGACGTTGGTTGAGCTGATTGTTGATGGTGTGCCGATACAGATTCCCGCCGGGACGTCAATTCTCGAGGCGGTTCTGCAGACCGGCGGCGAGATCCCGCATTTTTGCTATCATCCGAAGCTCCGCGTGGTGGGTAGTTGTCGGATGTGCCTGGTGGAGGTACAAGGAACTTCAAAGCTGGTGATCTCGTGTGCCACCCCGGTTGCGGATGGGATGGAGGTGTTCACGGCCTCCGAACGCGTGAAGAAGGCCAGGAATGCGGTGCTCGAGTTTCTGTTGCTGAACCACCCGCTCGATTGCCCCGTCTGCGATAAGGGCGGAGAGTGCCCGCTTCAAGACTACACGCTCAGGTTCGGCCCCGGCGAGAGCCGCTTTATCGAACCGAAGATCCATCGGATCAAGCACCAGCCGATCGGCCCCTCTGTCATCTTCGACGCCGAGCGGTGCATTCTGTGTACGCGCTGTGTCCGATTTTGCCAGGATGTGACCGGGACGTCGGAGCTGGGCGTGTTCGGCCGAGGCGATCGATCTGAGATCGGCCTCTTTCCTGGTCGAAGCCTGGATAACGGATACTCCGGAAATGTGATCGACCTCTGTCCGGTAGGGGCACTGACGAGCCGGGACTATCGCTTTGCCGCCAGGCCATGGGATCTGATTACACAGGTTCCGTCGATATGCGGGCTGTGCAGTGCCGGGTGTAACATCACGGTGGATGTTCGGCATAAGGAGCGGGGCGCGCAGATGCTCCGCATTCGCCCGAGAGTCAACAATGAGGTCAACGGCCACTGGATCTGTGACGAGGGCCGCTTTGGGTTTCATTTCGCTGAGGACCCGGGACGGATCGGTGCGCCATTGATACAGCGAAATGGTGAGTTGCTGCCGGCGAGCTGGGACGAGGCGATCGATCGTATTGCCGGCGACCTCGCCAGGATCCTCCGAGAGAAGGGGCCGGAGGCCATCGGTGTGGTCGCATCGGCGCGGCTGACCAATGAAGAGGCATTCCTCGTTCGACAACTGTTTGGAGAAAGACTCGGTATTCCAAACATCGATTACCGGGTGAGGCGATCTCAGGAGCCCGGCGGCGATATGCCGGAAGATCACCTGCTTCGGCGAACCGATAAGTATCCTGACTCGGTCGGGATGCGAACTCTGGGACTGCTCCCAAAGATCCAAGGGATGGGGACCAGAGAGATGCTGGGCGCTGCAACCGAAGGTCGGCTGGCCGCTTTACTCGTTTTTGAGGAGGACTTGGTGGCTGCGCTGTCCGGCGAGTTCGCCGTTGCGAACTCGCTTAAGCAGCTGGATCTGCTTGTCACTCACGATTTATTCTTGACAGCGACGGCAAAGCTGGCGCATGTTGTTCTACCGGGATTGAGCTGTTACGAAAAGGAGGGGACGTTCACAAATTTCGCGGGGCGGGTTCAGCGCCTCCATCCGGCGCTGGAACCATTCGGTCGCGCGATTCCGCTTGTCGAGTTCCTGCAGCGTCTCGCATGCCGACTGGAACTTCCCCTGGTGGAAGGGAATACAGAAGCGGTGTGGAATGAACTCGCCCGCTCGGTTCCGGTATGTGAAGGCGTGACGTACGAGAGTATTGGTGAGTTGGGAATGCCGTTGGCGGATACGCCGGTGGCAAGATAG
- a CDS encoding NADH-quinone oxidoreductase subunit B: MGLFDNRQIEPNVITTTVEWLFNWARKSSPWPMTFGLACCAIEMMATGASRFDLDRLGAGVFRPSPRQSDVMIVAGTVTEKMAPRIKTLYEQMPDPKWVIAMGACAISGGPFYYDAYHVVKGVDLLVPVDVYVPGCPPTPEALIFGILTLQEQITRGERAKPGRRPTLPEPLAAA; the protein is encoded by the coding sequence ATGGGGTTGTTCGACAACAGACAAATAGAGCCGAACGTCATCACGACGACGGTCGAGTGGCTCTTTAATTGGGCCCGCAAGTCCTCCCCTTGGCCGATGACTTTTGGTCTGGCCTGCTGCGCGATCGAGATGATGGCCACCGGCGCCTCCCGCTTCGACCTTGACCGCCTGGGAGCCGGCGTCTTCCGCCCGTCGCCGCGCCAGTCCGACGTGATGATCGTGGCCGGGACCGTCACTGAGAAGATGGCGCCTCGCATCAAGACCCTCTATGAGCAGATGCCGGACCCCAAGTGGGTGATCGCCATGGGTGCCTGCGCGATTTCCGGCGGTCCCTTCTACTACGACGCGTACCACGTTGTTAAGGGAGTGGACCTGCTCGTCCCGGTCGATGTCTATGTTCCGGGCTGTCCACCGACGCCCGAGGCGCTTATCTTCGGCATCCTCACCCTCCAGGAACAGATCACCCGCGGCGAGCGTGCGAAACCAGGCCGCCGGCCGACCCTGCCCGAGCCCCTGGCGGCGGCGTAA
- a CDS encoding NADH-quinone oxidoreductase subunit I — protein MGGYFSDLFGGSASILRSLWVTLRYLFTPAITVQYPDEQRTQPLRALNRHVLRIDETTGQLKCTACEACARICPTRCIELTGTGKGKNRHPSAFSIDHNLCMYCNLCVEVCPFDAITMWTRIGELSAPVRSGLVFDLKALTAERFYPSPTTPEKPVPPAVEPEPEKAEVAAPAPSS, from the coding sequence ATGGGAGGCTACTTCTCAGATCTATTCGGCGGCAGCGCGAGTATTCTTCGCTCTCTGTGGGTGACACTCCGGTACCTCTTCACCCCAGCCATCACCGTCCAGTACCCCGATGAGCAGCGGACACAACCGTTGCGCGCGCTGAATCGTCACGTACTCAGGATCGACGAGACGACCGGGCAGCTCAAATGTACCGCCTGCGAGGCCTGCGCGAGGATCTGTCCTACGCGCTGTATCGAGCTGACCGGGACCGGTAAGGGAAAGAATCGTCACCCATCTGCCTTTTCCATCGACCACAACCTCTGTATGTACTGTAACCTCTGCGTCGAGGTCTGCCCCTTCGACGCCATTACGATGTGGACACGGATCGGCGAACTCAGCGCCCCTGTCCGCAGCGGTCTGGTTTTCGATCTGAAAGCCCTGACGGCAGAGCGCTTCTACCCGTCTCCGACGACTCCAGAAAAGCCGGTCCCACCGGCCGTCGAGCCAGAGCCAGAGAAGGCAGAGGTTGCGGCTCCGGCCCCCTCTTCGTGA
- the trxB gene encoding thioredoxin-disulfide reductase has product MSTPVEEVIILGSGPAGLTAALYTARANLHPLVIEGNETGGQLVLTTLVENYPGFPDGLMGPELISRMRQQAERFGARFLKGDATAADLSSNPFTLMVDNEPHQTRALIVATGASANLLGLESERKLLGHGVSTCATCDGFFFRDQQVAVVGGGDSAVEEALFLTKFATKVTLIHRRDKLRASKIMQERTFANPKIELLWNRTVVEILDTSQGKVTGVKTRVDGSSSPETLVCDGVFVAIGHSPNTKLFTGQLEMDERGYIVTHHGTMTSVSGVFAAGDVQDHVYKQAVSAAGSGCMAALDAERYLESL; this is encoded by the coding sequence ATGAGCACACCAGTAGAAGAGGTGATTATTCTTGGGTCAGGCCCGGCGGGCCTGACCGCGGCTTTGTATACCGCCCGAGCCAATCTGCATCCCCTTGTCATCGAAGGGAACGAGACCGGCGGGCAGTTAGTCCTAACGACGTTGGTGGAGAACTATCCAGGATTCCCGGATGGGCTTATGGGGCCTGAGCTGATTTCCAGGATGCGACAACAGGCGGAGCGATTTGGCGCAAGGTTCTTGAAGGGAGATGCGACAGCCGCCGATCTGAGCAGCAACCCGTTCACCCTGATGGTAGATAATGAACCGCATCAGACCAGAGCGCTGATCGTCGCGACGGGGGCGTCGGCGAATCTGCTCGGGCTCGAATCTGAACGCAAGCTGCTGGGACATGGAGTCTCGACCTGCGCAACGTGCGACGGGTTCTTTTTCAGAGATCAGCAGGTAGCGGTTGTGGGTGGGGGCGACTCGGCGGTTGAGGAGGCGCTCTTCCTGACGAAGTTCGCGACGAAGGTGACACTTATTCATCGACGGGACAAGCTCCGGGCGTCGAAGATCATGCAGGAACGGACCTTCGCAAATCCCAAGATTGAGCTCTTATGGAACCGAACGGTTGTGGAGATCCTTGATACGTCACAGGGAAAGGTGACCGGAGTCAAAACCAGGGTCGATGGTTCGTCCTCACCGGAGACACTCGTCTGCGACGGTGTGTTTGTTGCGATCGGGCATTCCCCCAATACGAAGCTGTTCACGGGACAGTTAGAGATGGACGAGCGAGGGTACATTGTCACGCATCATGGGACGATGACCAGCGTCTCTGGTGTCTTTGCTGCCGGCGATGTGCAGGACCATGTCTACAAGCAGGCCGTCAGCGCCGCCGGATCGGGGTGCATGGCCGCCCTGGATGCCGAACGCTATCTGGAGAGCCTGTAA
- a CDS encoding molybdenum cofactor biosynthesis protein produces MAMKPMKTLLDLEEGMRIVMDAAQPIERAEQVTLLDAVGRVLAEEICASMDVPPFARAAMDGYAVRAEDTFGAGNFSPRILELIEVIHAGESARLSVRSSSCIQVATGAPMPEGADAVVMVEDTELDGTKVRVYKPVYPQQHASPMGEDIKAGNLVLQREMRLDPSKIGVLAALGLQKVAVYQKPRVAVVPSGNEIVTAGEVLSPGKIYDINSYTLSALISENGGLPHIFPIMKDTLESAISTIREALSYDLIVLSGGSSVGERDMMVEAVQRMGEMKFHGIAVKPGKPTLCGIVEGRLLLGMPGYPTSCLTNGYGILAPALRKMARLGQRALASLKAPMARRYTSTIGRHQYLPVRLDGGEVVPVFKESGAITSMADAEGYIEIPANVDLLEKGEVVEVLLF; encoded by the coding sequence ATGGCGATGAAACCGATGAAGACGCTCCTCGATCTGGAGGAGGGGATGCGGATCGTCATGGACGCGGCCCAGCCGATAGAGCGGGCTGAGCAGGTGACGCTGCTTGATGCGGTGGGCCGAGTGCTGGCCGAAGAGATCTGCGCATCGATGGATGTCCCGCCCTTTGCCCGGGCGGCGATGGACGGTTATGCCGTCAGGGCAGAGGATACGTTCGGCGCGGGTAATTTTTCACCGAGAATTCTAGAGCTTATTGAGGTGATTCACGCCGGAGAGTCCGCCCGCCTCAGCGTCCGCTCGTCGAGTTGCATCCAGGTAGCGACGGGCGCCCCGATGCCCGAGGGCGCCGATGCCGTCGTGATGGTGGAAGACACGGAGCTGGACGGGACCAAGGTGAGGGTCTACAAACCCGTCTATCCGCAACAGCACGCCTCACCGATGGGCGAGGATATCAAAGCGGGAAATCTTGTCCTGCAGCGCGAGATGCGCCTGGATCCAAGCAAGATCGGTGTGCTGGCTGCGCTCGGGTTGCAAAAGGTAGCGGTTTATCAGAAGCCCCGGGTGGCCGTAGTGCCTTCCGGCAACGAAATCGTCACGGCCGGAGAGGTGCTCAGTCCCGGGAAGATCTACGACATCAACTCCTACACCCTCTCTGCGCTTATCAGCGAGAACGGTGGCCTTCCGCACATCTTCCCGATCATGAAAGATACATTGGAATCGGCGATCTCAACGATACGAGAGGCCCTCTCGTACGACCTCATCGTCCTGTCAGGCGGCAGTTCTGTTGGTGAGCGGGACATGATGGTAGAGGCGGTACAGCGGATGGGGGAGATGAAGTTTCACGGCATCGCCGTCAAGCCCGGGAAACCCACCCTGTGCGGCATTGTGGAAGGCCGTCTGTTGCTGGGGATGCCGGGCTATCCCACGTCATGCCTGACCAACGGGTATGGGATCTTGGCGCCCGCGCTTCGGAAGATGGCAAGGCTCGGCCAGCGCGCGCTGGCATCGCTGAAAGCCCCGATGGCCCGTCGGTACACCTCGACGATCGGACGACATCAGTACCTGCCTGTCCGCCTCGATGGTGGGGAGGTCGTCCCGGTCTTCAAAGAGTCAGGCGCCATCACCTCGATGGCTGACGCAGAGGGGTATATCGAGATTCCTGCCAATGTGGACCTCCTCGAGAAGGGAGAAGTTGTGGAGGTCCTTCTGTTTTGA